The Vicinamibacterales bacterium genome contains a region encoding:
- a CDS encoding MlaD family protein, with translation MPRTRSLAWAELKIGILTVFALVMAGLLVFAVGGSGGFFWQRYPLKAHFPNIATVKSGTPVRVAGIEVGTVSDVVFSGTGADAWFEVSKDVRPLITDRSVAVIGAISMLGEGAVDITPGPGGTPIPDWGYVPTGPEATSFTELSNTAGDSLEAATRLVADLRAGKGTLGKLVADDGAYNDLQALMQSATRVADAVRLGRGSLGRLVNDPAVYRELAASTAALSEITGRVARGEGSLGALLTDPSLARSVTRASENLEAMTGRLSRGEGTAGKLLTDDELFNRLTATATRLDELTAKLAQGQGTAGMLLQDRQLYENMSHAITELRGLVSDIRKDPKKYLNVKVSLF, from the coding sequence ATGCCTCGTACACGATCCCTGGCCTGGGCCGAGCTGAAGATCGGCATCCTCACCGTGTTCGCGCTGGTCATGGCGGGACTGCTGGTGTTCGCCGTCGGCGGCTCGGGCGGCTTCTTCTGGCAGCGATACCCGCTCAAGGCCCATTTCCCCAACATCGCCACGGTCAAGAGCGGCACGCCCGTCCGCGTCGCCGGCATCGAGGTCGGGACGGTGTCGGACGTGGTCTTCTCGGGGACCGGCGCCGACGCGTGGTTCGAGGTCTCGAAGGACGTCCGGCCGCTCATCACGGACCGCTCCGTCGCCGTCATCGGCGCCATCTCGATGCTCGGGGAGGGCGCGGTGGACATCACGCCCGGGCCCGGAGGGACGCCGATTCCCGACTGGGGCTACGTGCCGACGGGCCCGGAGGCCACGTCGTTCACCGAGCTCTCGAACACCGCCGGCGACAGCCTGGAAGCGGCCACCCGACTGGTCGCGGACCTGCGGGCCGGGAAGGGGACGCTGGGCAAGCTGGTCGCCGACGACGGGGCGTACAACGACCTTCAGGCCCTGATGCAATCGGCCACACGCGTCGCCGATGCGGTGCGGTTGGGACGTGGGAGCCTGGGGCGCCTCGTCAACGACCCGGCGGTGTACCGCGAGCTCGCCGCCTCGACCGCCGCCCTCAGCGAGATCACGGGCCGGGTGGCGCGCGGCGAGGGGAGCCTCGGTGCGCTGCTCACCGACCCGTCGCTGGCGCGCTCGGTCACCCGCGCGTCGGAGAATCTCGAGGCCATGACGGGCCGCCTGAGCCGGGGCGAGGGCACGGCGGGGAAGCTGCTGACCGACGACGAACTGTTCAACCGGCTCACCGCGACGGCGACGCGGCTCGATGAGCTCACGGCCAAGCTCGCGCAGGGACAGGGCACGGCCGGAATGCTCCTGCAGGACCGTCAGCTTTATGAGAACATGAGTCACGCCATCACGGAACTGCGGGGCCTGGTGTCGGACATTCGCAAGGATCCCAAGAAATACCTGAACGTGAAGGTCAGTCTGTTCTGA
- a CDS encoding ATP-binding cassette domain-containing protein: MDAAPAILRGPALGRPGDEPIVVFEDVRLAFDDHVVLDGVSFRLFPGNTKIFIGASGSGKSTVLKLILGLLAPDSGTIRVHGQQIDRMSEQELFAIRDQTGMVFQEGALFDSLTVGENVGFKLYEETDMPLAEVRARVEEVLGFVELGPYIDRMPSELSGGQRRRVAIARAMAFKPRLLLYDEPTTGLDPMTALTVDAEFIKLRDMEGVTSVLVTHQLRDAFYVATHGAIRTEAGHELVAATPEKVDQADFIMLRDGRIAFEGSADELRASTDPYLRAFLS; this comes from the coding sequence ATGGACGCCGCTCCCGCCATCCTGCGCGGTCCGGCCCTCGGCCGCCCCGGCGACGAGCCCATCGTCGTCTTCGAGGACGTCCGTCTCGCCTTCGACGACCACGTGGTGCTCGACGGCGTCAGCTTCCGGTTGTTCCCGGGCAACACGAAGATCTTCATCGGCGCGAGCGGCTCGGGAAAGTCCACCGTGCTCAAGTTGATCCTGGGCCTGCTCGCCCCGGACAGCGGAACCATCCGCGTCCACGGCCAGCAGATCGACCGCATGTCGGAGCAGGAGCTCTTCGCCATCCGCGACCAGACCGGGATGGTGTTCCAGGAGGGCGCCCTGTTCGATTCGCTCACGGTCGGCGAGAACGTGGGGTTCAAGCTGTACGAGGAGACCGACATGCCCCTGGCGGAGGTGCGGGCGCGGGTCGAGGAAGTGCTGGGCTTCGTGGAGCTCGGGCCCTACATCGACCGGATGCCCTCGGAGCTTTCAGGCGGGCAGCGCCGGCGGGTGGCGATCGCGCGGGCGATGGCCTTCAAGCCCCGGCTGCTCCTGTACGATGAGCCGACGACCGGACTGGATCCGATGACGGCGCTGACGGTGGACGCCGAGTTCATCAAGCTGCGGGACATGGAAGGGGTGACGTCGGTCCTCGTCACGCACCAGCTCCGGGACGCCTTCTACGTGGCCACGCACGGCGCGATCCGCACGGAGGCGGGCCACGAGCTCGTCGCGGCCACGCCCGAGAAGGTCGACCAGGCGGACTTCATCATGTTGCGGGACGGCCGCATCGCCTTCGAGGGCTCGGCCGACGAACTGCGCGCGTCGACCGATCCGTATCTCCGCGCGTTCCTGTCGTAG
- a CDS encoding ABC transporter permease: MTGQVIGWLKAALLEVQEYAKLARATMRSSVTRPFYWHDFVEQLDAIGIGSMTVVVLTGLFTGAVLALQSGFTLDQFGARPFVGRLVSASMIKELGPVLTALMLVGRVSSGIAAELGSMQVTDQINALRALGTDPIRKLVVPRVLAGIVMTPVLTVVANTVGLLGGWVVSVQNLQVASGLYWSSVVDGLFLEDVWMGILKPFFLGFIIVTVGCHVGLRTRGGTEGVGRATTNAVVAASVGVIAMDFFSTQLLLSLLF; the protein is encoded by the coding sequence GTGACGGGCCAGGTCATCGGCTGGCTGAAGGCGGCCCTGCTCGAGGTCCAGGAGTACGCCAAGCTGGCGCGGGCGACCATGCGGAGCAGCGTCACCCGGCCGTTCTACTGGCACGACTTCGTCGAGCAGCTGGACGCCATCGGGATCGGGTCGATGACCGTGGTGGTCCTGACGGGGCTGTTCACGGGCGCCGTGCTGGCGCTGCAATCCGGCTTCACCCTCGATCAGTTCGGGGCCCGGCCCTTCGTCGGGCGGCTGGTCAGCGCCTCGATGATCAAGGAGCTCGGACCGGTGTTGACCGCGCTGATGCTGGTGGGCCGGGTGAGTTCGGGCATCGCGGCCGAACTGGGGTCGATGCAGGTCACCGACCAGATCAACGCCCTGCGTGCCCTCGGCACCGACCCCATCCGCAAGCTCGTCGTGCCGCGGGTGCTGGCCGGCATCGTGATGACGCCGGTCCTCACGGTCGTCGCGAACACCGTGGGGCTGCTGGGCGGATGGGTCGTGTCGGTCCAGAACCTGCAGGTGGCCTCCGGGCTGTACTGGTCGTCGGTCGTCGACGGGCTCTTCCTGGAGGACGTCTGGATGGGCATTCTCAAGCCGTTCTTCCTCGGGTTCATCATCGTCACCGTCGGCTGTCACGTGGGGCTGCGGACGCGCGGAGGGACCGAGGGCGTCGGGCGGGCCACGACCAACGCCGTGGTGGCCGCATCGGTCGGCGTCATCGCCATGGACTTCTTTTCCACGCAGCTGCTGCTGTCGTTGCTGTTCTGA
- the uvrB gene encoding excinuclease ABC subunit UvrB, protein MPATLDRFSLVSDFELRGDQVHAVPELVAGLQRGDPHQTLLGVTGSGKTYTMAEVIARVNRPTLVMAHNKTLAAQLYQEFRRFFPGNAVEYFVSYYDYYQPEAYVPASDTYIEKEATINDEIDRMRLSATRSLFERRDVVIVASVSCIYGLGSPEAYYGLVLPLERGQRMSRDHLLRKLVEILYERNDLDFGRGTFRVRGDIVEVHPSYDEHAIRIGLFGDEVDEIASIDPLTGKTLRRHERLSIYPKTHFVTTRDRLKEAADAIKAELAERRTFLEREGRLLEAQRLHQRTMFDLEMIKEIGYCHGIENYSRHLTGRAPGQPPPTLLDYLPSDALLIVDESHQTVPQIRGMFHGDRARKEVLVEYGFRLPSALDNRPLSFDEWEARAPQIVFVSATPGPYELQTSGGVVVEQVIRPTGLMDPPIEVRPVRGQVDDLLQEIRTRVERRERTLVTTLTKRMAEDLTQYYHELGVRVRYLHSDIETLERVEILRDLRRGAFDVLVGINLLREGLDLPEVSLVAVLDADKEGFLRSGGSLIQTAGRAARNVHGRVIMYADVVTDSMRTAINETERRRALQAAYNDEHGITPTSIVKDIDGVLSSVYERDYGTAGPADAAETAEQTAARVAELDRQMRQAAANLDFEKAAALRDRIAALKDAALGLGGGTATPS, encoded by the coding sequence ATGCCTGCCACCCTCGACCGCTTCTCCCTCGTCTCCGACTTCGAGTTGCGCGGCGACCAGGTGCACGCCGTGCCGGAGCTCGTCGCGGGCCTCCAGCGCGGGGACCCGCACCAGACGCTGCTGGGCGTCACGGGCTCGGGCAAGACCTACACCATGGCCGAGGTGATCGCGCGGGTGAACCGCCCGACGCTGGTCATGGCGCACAACAAGACGCTGGCCGCCCAGCTCTATCAGGAGTTCCGGCGGTTCTTCCCCGGGAACGCCGTCGAGTACTTCGTCAGCTACTACGACTACTACCAGCCCGAGGCCTACGTCCCGGCCAGCGACACCTACATCGAGAAGGAAGCGACCATCAACGACGAGATCGACCGGATGCGGCTGTCGGCCACCCGATCGCTCTTCGAGCGCCGCGACGTCGTGATCGTGGCCAGCGTGAGCTGCATCTACGGCCTGGGGTCGCCGGAGGCCTACTACGGGCTCGTGCTGCCGCTGGAGCGCGGCCAGCGCATGTCGCGCGACCACCTGCTGCGCAAGCTGGTCGAGATCCTGTACGAACGCAACGACCTCGACTTCGGGCGCGGGACCTTCCGCGTCCGGGGCGACATCGTCGAGGTGCACCCGTCCTACGACGAGCACGCGATTCGCATCGGCCTCTTCGGCGACGAGGTGGACGAGATCGCGAGCATCGACCCTCTCACGGGAAAGACCCTCCGGCGGCACGAGCGGCTCTCGATCTACCCGAAGACCCACTTCGTCACGACGCGGGACCGCCTCAAGGAGGCGGCCGACGCGATCAAGGCCGAGCTCGCCGAGCGCCGTACGTTCCTGGAGCGGGAAGGCCGACTGCTCGAGGCCCAGCGGCTGCACCAGCGGACGATGTTCGACCTCGAGATGATCAAGGAGATCGGGTACTGCCACGGCATCGAGAACTACTCGCGCCACCTCACGGGGCGCGCGCCGGGCCAGCCGCCGCCGACGCTCCTGGACTACCTGCCGTCGGACGCCCTCCTCATCGTGGACGAGAGCCACCAGACCGTCCCCCAGATCCGGGGCATGTTCCACGGCGACCGCGCGCGCAAGGAGGTCCTGGTGGAGTACGGCTTCCGGCTGCCGTCCGCGCTCGACAACCGTCCCCTCAGCTTCGACGAGTGGGAGGCGCGGGCGCCCCAGATCGTGTTCGTCTCCGCCACGCCCGGGCCCTACGAGCTCCAGACGTCGGGCGGCGTCGTGGTGGAACAGGTGATTCGGCCCACGGGCCTCATGGATCCGCCCATCGAGGTCCGGCCGGTGCGCGGGCAGGTGGACGACCTCCTGCAGGAGATCCGCACGCGGGTGGAGCGGAGGGAGCGCACCCTCGTCACGACGCTGACGAAGCGGATGGCCGAGGACTTGACGCAGTATTACCACGAGCTGGGCGTGCGGGTCCGGTACCTGCACTCGGACATCGAGACCCTGGAACGGGTCGAGATCCTCCGCGACCTGCGCCGCGGCGCCTTCGACGTGCTCGTGGGCATCAACCTGCTGCGCGAGGGCCTGGACCTGCCCGAAGTCTCCCTCGTCGCCGTGCTCGACGCCGACAAGGAGGGCTTCCTGCGGTCCGGCGGCTCGCTCATCCAGACGGCCGGACGCGCCGCGCGCAACGTGCACGGCAGGGTCATCATGTACGCCGACGTCGTCACGGACTCCATGCGGACCGCCATCAACGAGACCGAGCGCCGGCGCGCGCTCCAGGCCGCCTACAACGACGAGCACGGCATCACGCCCACCTCCATCGTGAAGGACATCGACGGTGTCCTGTCGAGCGTCTACGAGCGCGACTACGGCACGGCCGGCCCGGCCGACGCCGCCGAGACGGCCGAACAGACGGCCGCGCGCGTCGCCGAGCTCGACCGCCAGATGCGCCAGGCCGCCGCCAACCTGGACTTCGAGAAGGCCGCGGCGCTGCGGGACCGCATCGCCGCCCTCAAGGATGCCGCGCTCGGTCTGGGCGGCGGGACCGCGACACCGTCGTGA
- a CDS encoding DHH family phosphoesterase → MRCLAVCQTELVGRLLHAVLSPRVELEFLVENKTLARKLHDAGATVIGADPRRVDTWVRADLLPTTSVIIEDARQRSLRKVLDAVRDAGGVLVYLLGTHGADDDARAAALRTRFPELTNITLAELIENRLTTELDRSLTRQRVQQYQRYFSDADRVLILTHHDPDPDAIASGLALRTVLRRTKQTAIIGTLQPVSRPENQRMLKLLEIGIETVTPDQFSAFEKIALVDVQPHYFGEALRHADLVVDHHPETTGYTAMFKDIRPDYGSTSTIFTEHLRAVDFDISERTATAMLYAIKSDTLFFSRHTNRADLDAFSFLYPLADAGLIRKMEGAEITSERLDYVIKAWQQGRMMEHVFCAFLGEPPREDFIPYVADFYLQLEDVQWTVVSGVVNDQLIVSVRNLGYSRNAGDFVRRWFNDVGSAGGHRTAAKAVVPLDAFQTKFGVHEGSRVNQRMLDLVLDFLHELNGKK, encoded by the coding sequence ATGAGGTGTCTCGCGGTGTGCCAGACGGAGCTGGTCGGCCGTCTCCTGCACGCGGTGCTCAGTCCGCGCGTCGAGCTGGAGTTCCTGGTCGAGAACAAGACCCTCGCCCGGAAACTGCACGACGCGGGCGCGACCGTCATCGGAGCCGACCCGCGGCGCGTGGACACCTGGGTGCGGGCCGACCTCCTGCCCACCACCTCGGTCATCATCGAGGACGCCCGGCAGCGCAGCCTGCGCAAGGTCCTCGACGCCGTCCGCGACGCCGGCGGCGTCCTCGTCTACCTGCTCGGCACGCACGGCGCCGACGACGACGCCCGTGCCGCGGCGCTGCGCACGCGCTTCCCGGAGCTCACCAACATCACGCTCGCCGAGCTGATCGAGAACCGGCTCACGACCGAGCTCGATCGGTCCCTGACCCGGCAGCGGGTCCAGCAGTACCAGCGGTACTTCAGCGACGCCGACCGCGTCCTGATCCTCACCCACCACGATCCGGATCCCGACGCCATCGCGAGCGGCCTCGCGCTCCGGACCGTGCTCCGGCGCACCAAGCAGACCGCCATCATCGGCACCCTGCAGCCGGTCTCGCGGCCCGAGAACCAGCGGATGCTGAAGCTGCTGGAGATCGGCATCGAGACCGTCACCCCGGATCAGTTCTCGGCCTTCGAGAAGATCGCGCTCGTGGACGTCCAGCCGCACTACTTCGGCGAGGCGCTGCGCCATGCCGACCTCGTCGTGGACCATCATCCGGAGACGACGGGCTACACGGCCATGTTCAAGGACATCCGGCCCGACTACGGCTCCACCTCCACGATCTTCACCGAGCACCTGCGCGCGGTGGACTTCGACATCTCGGAGCGCACGGCCACGGCCATGCTCTACGCGATCAAGTCCGACACCCTCTTCTTCAGCCGGCACACGAACCGCGCGGATCTCGACGCGTTCTCGTTCCTGTATCCGCTGGCGGACGCCGGGCTCATCCGGAAGATGGAGGGCGCCGAGATCACGAGCGAGCGGCTGGACTACGTGATCAAGGCCTGGCAGCAGGGGCGCATGATGGAGCACGTCTTCTGCGCCTTCCTCGGCGAGCCGCCCCGCGAGGACTTCATTCCCTACGTGGCCGACTTCTACCTGCAGCTGGAGGACGTGCAGTGGACGGTCGTGTCGGGCGTGGTCAACGACCAGCTCATCGTGTCGGTGCGCAACCTCGGCTACTCACGCAACGCCGGCGACTTCGTGCGCCGGTGGTTCAACGACGTGGGCAGCGCCGGCGGACATCGAACCGCCGCCAAGGCCGTCGTCCCGCTCGACGCCTTCCAGACCAAGTTCGGCGTGCACGAGGGCAGCCGCGTCAACCAGCGGATGCTCGACCTCGTGCTGGACTTCCTGCACGAGCTCAACGGCAAGAAGTAG
- a CDS encoding PLP-dependent aspartate aminotransferase family protein: MTPPDTRGPSTRLIHAGERAPAAPSLTTPIYETSTFVFESAAEVQAYAEGRAPAYLYSRYDNPTVVAVETKLAEIDGAEASLVFASGMAAVSNALFGLLSAGDEVVCCAAIYGGTFHILNGLATRFGITPRFASLESFRDPAALIGPKTRMVWFESPINPTLRVIDVASVAAACRAAGVLSVMDNTFASPVNQPVLSMGVDLSMQSVTKYLNGHSDVTGGVLSGRRALIGPLAKTRRLLGGIMDPQPAYALGRGLKTLALRVARHNDNARAIAMALHGHPALAAVHYPGLPSHPDHAIAAAQMRGFGGMLCLDLAGGQAAAFRAYDRLRVVQRAASLGGVESLCSLPILTSHFGLSDEDLARAGVTRGMMRISVGLEDADDLIADLTQAIEG, from the coding sequence ATGACGCCGCCCGACACCCGAGGTCCATCCACCCGCCTGATCCACGCCGGTGAACGCGCGCCGGCGGCGCCTTCGCTGACCACGCCCATCTACGAGACCAGCACGTTCGTCTTCGAGTCGGCCGCCGAAGTCCAGGCGTACGCCGAGGGGCGGGCCCCGGCCTACCTCTACAGCCGCTACGACAACCCGACGGTGGTGGCGGTGGAGACGAAGCTGGCCGAGATCGACGGGGCCGAGGCCTCGCTGGTCTTCGCGTCCGGCATGGCGGCCGTCTCGAACGCCCTCTTCGGGCTGCTGAGCGCGGGCGACGAGGTGGTCTGCTGCGCGGCCATCTACGGGGGCACCTTCCACATCCTGAACGGGCTGGCCACGCGCTTCGGCATCACGCCCCGGTTCGCGTCGCTCGAATCGTTCCGGGATCCGGCGGCGCTCATCGGACCGAAGACGCGCATGGTCTGGTTCGAGTCGCCAATCAACCCGACGCTGCGCGTGATCGACGTCGCGTCGGTGGCCGCGGCCTGCCGCGCCGCGGGCGTCCTCTCGGTGATGGACAACACCTTCGCGTCGCCCGTCAACCAGCCGGTCCTCTCGATGGGCGTGGACCTGTCGATGCAGAGCGTCACGAAGTACTTGAACGGCCACAGCGACGTGACCGGCGGCGTCCTCTCCGGGCGGCGTGCCCTCATCGGGCCGCTGGCGAAGACGCGCCGCCTGCTCGGCGGCATCATGGACCCGCAGCCGGCCTACGCCCTGGGCCGCGGACTCAAGACGCTGGCGCTGCGCGTGGCCAGGCACAACGACAACGCCCGGGCGATCGCCATGGCCCTGCACGGCCACCCGGCGCTCGCGGCCGTGCACTATCCCGGGCTGCCGTCGCATCCGGACCACGCGATCGCCGCGGCCCAGATGCGGGGATTCGGCGGGATGCTCTGCCTCGATCTCGCCGGCGGCCAGGCGGCGGCCTTCCGCGCCTACGATCGACTGCGGGTCGTCCAGCGGGCGGCGAGCCTCGGCGGCGTCGAGAGCCTCTGCAGCCTGCCGATCCTGACGTCCCACTTCGGCCTGAGCGACGAGGATCTGGCTCGCGCCGGGGTCACGCGCGGCATGATGCGAATTTCGGTCGGGCTCGAGGACGCCGACGATCTCATCGCGGACCTCACGCAGGCCATCGAGGGTTAG
- the greA gene encoding transcription elongation factor GreA encodes MKERILKRFDDEIATLERELKTELPKEIQRAREFGDLRENAEYQAAKERQTYVQARIAMLTRRRNEVALMNLDRVPHDRAGFGSTVTLHESGGGEVIYQLVMPEDADAEKGLISTASPIGRALLNKEEGDEVAVTTPAGARRFEIVKLVTIHDE; translated from the coding sequence ATGAAGGAACGCATCCTCAAGCGATTCGACGACGAGATCGCCACCCTCGAGCGCGAGCTGAAGACCGAGCTGCCCAAGGAGATTCAGCGGGCGCGCGAGTTCGGCGATCTGCGTGAAAACGCCGAGTACCAGGCGGCGAAGGAACGGCAGACCTACGTGCAGGCCCGGATTGCGATGCTGACACGGCGCCGGAACGAGGTGGCGCTGATGAACCTGGATCGCGTGCCGCACGACCGGGCAGGCTTCGGGTCGACGGTCACACTGCACGAGTCGGGCGGCGGTGAGGTGATCTACCAGCTCGTGATGCCCGAGGACGCCGATGCCGAGAAGGGCCTCATCTCAACGGCGTCGCCCATCGGCCGCGCCCTCCTCAACAAGGAGGAAGGCGACGAGGTGGCGGTGACGACCCCCGCCGGCGCCCGGCGCTTCGAGATCGTCAAGCTCGTCACTATCCACGACGAGTAG
- a CDS encoding RNA methyltransferase has protein sequence MSLPFPAITSRRHPLVQACRDARAGGAGQPLLLDGWHLVQEARSAGLDVDAVAVAAEPLEPADRAVLDALADAGAQVVRVTADVLQAMSPVRTPSGIVALARRPTHAVDDVFAPPPALVVAAVDVQDPGNVGALVRTAEALGASGLLAVGTTADPFAWKALRASMGSAFRLPIVRLATAGEAMAAAKDRGVQVIALAPRGGTAPNEVDLGRPTCLLLGGEGPGLPEALVRDADRAVSLPMAAPVESLNVAVAGALALYEAAGRRARTR, from the coding sequence GTGTCCCTGCCCTTCCCCGCCATCACCAGCCGCCGGCATCCGCTCGTGCAGGCCTGCCGCGACGCGCGCGCGGGCGGCGCCGGCCAGCCGCTCCTGCTCGACGGCTGGCATCTGGTGCAGGAGGCGCGATCGGCGGGGCTCGACGTCGATGCCGTGGCCGTGGCGGCCGAACCGCTGGAGCCGGCGGACCGCGCGGTCCTCGACGCGCTGGCAGACGCGGGGGCCCAGGTGGTGCGCGTGACCGCCGACGTCCTGCAGGCGATGAGCCCCGTCCGGACGCCGTCGGGGATCGTCGCGCTGGCGCGCCGCCCCACCCATGCGGTCGACGACGTCTTCGCGCCGCCGCCCGCGCTGGTCGTCGCCGCGGTGGACGTCCAGGATCCCGGCAACGTCGGCGCCCTGGTCCGGACGGCCGAGGCCCTCGGCGCCTCGGGGCTCCTGGCCGTGGGCACCACGGCGGACCCGTTTGCCTGGAAGGCACTCAGGGCGTCGATGGGCAGCGCCTTCCGCCTGCCGATCGTGCGCCTCGCGACCGCGGGCGAGGCGATGGCGGCCGCGAAGGATCGCGGCGTCCAGGTGATCGCCCTTGCCCCCCGCGGCGGGACGGCTCCAAACGAGGTGGACCTCGGCCGCCCGACGTGCCTGCTCCTCGGCGGCGAGGGCCCGGGCCTTCCGGAGGCGCTCGTGCGGGACGCCGATCGCGCCGTGAGCCTCCCGATGGCCGCGCCCGTCGAGTCGCTGAACGTCGCCGTCGCCGGCGCCCTCGCGCTCTACGAGGCGGCGGGGCGCCGCGCGAGGACCCGATGA